In Variovorax paradoxus, a single genomic region encodes these proteins:
- a CDS encoding SRPBCC family protein, whose product MKTTKSEDSAVQSRVITQRVACEWRRAYVLAADPKRLPDWASGLAKSALVPHGDHWIVRTPESGDARMRFAPRNDFGVLDHWVAPEGVPEVYLPFRVIGVGPDACELQFTLLRQPHMDDAAFERDAGWIARDLQSLRSLIEAD is encoded by the coding sequence ATGAAAACCACGAAGAGTGAAGACAGTGCTGTCCAGTCCCGCGTCATCACGCAGCGCGTGGCCTGCGAATGGCGCCGCGCCTACGTGCTGGCGGCCGATCCGAAGCGCCTGCCCGACTGGGCCAGCGGCCTTGCGAAGAGCGCTCTGGTGCCGCACGGCGACCACTGGATCGTGCGCACGCCCGAGAGCGGCGATGCCCGCATGCGCTTCGCGCCGCGCAACGACTTCGGCGTGCTCGACCACTGGGTCGCGCCCGAAGGCGTGCCCGAGGTCTATCTACCCTTTCGCGTGATCGGCGTCGGGCCGGACGCCTGCGAACTGCAGTTCACGCTGCTGCGACAGCCGCACATGGACGACGCGGCCTTCGAGCGCGACGCCGGCTGGATCGCGCGCGACCTGCAGTCGCTGCGCAGCCTGATCGAAGCGGACTGA
- the recX gene encoding recombination regulator RecX, translated as MAFDAPSLKGRALRLLSQREHSRSELERKLAKHEEEPGTLAKALDELAAKDFISEPRVVASVLNQRAARSGALRVKQELQAKGIAPEAIAEAVASLQETEVERATALWRRRFDAPPADAKERAKQMRFLMARGFSGAVVSKVLRSDFDENHEE; from the coding sequence ATGGCATTCGACGCCCCGTCCCTCAAAGGCCGCGCACTGCGCCTGCTGAGCCAGCGCGAGCATTCGCGCTCGGAGCTGGAGCGCAAGCTCGCCAAGCATGAAGAAGAGCCCGGCACGCTGGCCAAGGCGCTCGACGAGCTGGCCGCCAAGGACTTCATCAGCGAGCCGCGTGTGGTGGCCTCGGTGCTCAACCAGCGCGCGGCCCGCTCGGGCGCATTGCGCGTGAAGCAGGAACTGCAGGCCAAGGGCATCGCGCCCGAAGCCATCGCCGAGGCGGTGGCCAGCCTGCAGGAAACCGAAGTGGAGCGCGCCACCGCCCTCTGGCGACGACGCTTCGACGCACCGCCCGCCGACGCGAAGGAGCGGGCCAAGCAGATGCGATTCCTGATGGCGCGCGGGTTCTCGGGCGCCGTCGTGTCCAAGGTCCTGAGGAGCGACTTCGATGAAAACCACGAAGAGTGA